A stretch of the Pan troglodytes isolate AG18354 chromosome 20, NHGRI_mPanTro3-v2.0_pri, whole genome shotgun sequence genome encodes the following:
- the PGLS gene encoding 6-phosphogluconolactonase yields MAAPAPGLISVFSSPQELGAALAQLVAQRAACCLAGARARFALGLSGGSLVSMLARELPAAVAPAGPASLARWTLGFCDERLVPFDHAESTYGLYRTHLLSRLPIPESQVITINPELPVEEAAEDYAKKLRQAFQGDSIPVFDLLILGVGPDGHTCSLFPDHPLLQEREKIVAPISDSPKPPPQRVTLTLPVLNAARTVIFVATGEGKAAVLKRILEDQEENPLPAALVQPHTGKLCWFLDEAAARLLTVPFEKHSTL; encoded by the exons ATGGCCGCGCCGGCCCCGGGCCTCATCTCGGTGTTCTCGAGTCCCCAGGAGCTGGGTGCGGCGCTAGCGCAGCTGGTGGCCCAGCGCGCAGCATGCTGCCTGGCAGGGGCCCGCGCCCGTTTCGCGCTCGGCCTGTCGGGCGGGAGCCTCGTCTCGATGCTAGCCCGCGAGCTACCCGCCGCCGTCGCCCCTGCCGGGCCAGCCAGCTTAGCGCGCTGGACGCTGGGCTTCTGCGATGAGCGCCTCGTGCCCTTCGATCACGCCGAGAGCACGTACGGCCTCTACCGG ACGCATCTTCTCTCCAGACTGCCGATCCCAGAAAGCCAGGTGATCACCATTAACCCCGAGCTGCCTGTGGAGGAGGCGGCTGAGGACTACGCCAAGAAGCTGAGACAG GCATTCCAAGGGGACTCCATCCCAGTTTTCGACCTGCTGATCCTGGGGGTGGGCCCCGATGGTCACACCTGCTCACTCTTCCCAGACCACCCCCTCCTACAG GAGCGGGAGAAGATTGTGGCTCCCATCAGTGACTCCCCGAAGCCACCACCACAGCGTGTGACCCTCACACTACCTGTCCTGAATGCAGCACGAACTGTCATCTTTGTGGCAACTGGAGAAGGCAAGGCAGCTGTTCTGAAG CGCATTTTGGAGGACCAGGAGGAAAACCCTCTGCCCGCCGCCCTGGTCCAGCCCCACACCGGGAAACTGTGCTGGTTCTTGGACGAGGCGGCCGCCCGCCTCCTGACCGTGCCCTTCGAGAAGCATTCCACTTTGTAG
- the NIBAN3 gene encoding protein Niban 3 isoform X1, with protein MGGRPSSPLDKQQRQHLKGQVDTLLRNFLPCYRGQLAASVLRQISRELGPQEPAGSQLLRSKKLPRVREHRGPLTQLRGHPPRWQPIFCVLRGDGRLEWFSHKEEYENGGHCLGSTALTGYTLLTSQREYLRLLDALCPESLGDHTQEEPDSLLEVPVSFPLFLQHPFRRHLCFSAATREAQHAWRLALQGGIRLQGTVLQRSQAPAARAFLDAVRLYRQHQGHFGDDDVTLGSDAEVLTAVLMREQLPALRAQTLPGLRGAGRARAWAWTELLDAVHAAVLAGASAGLCAFQPEKDELLASLEKTIRPDVDQLLRQRARVAGRLRTNIRGPLESCLRREVDPQLPRVVQTLLRTVEASLEAVRTLLAQGMDRLSHRLRQSPSGTRLRREVYSFGEMPWDLALMQTCYREAERSQGRLGQLAAPFGFLGMQSLVFGAQDLAQQLMADAVATFLQLADQCLTTALNCDQAAQRLERVRGRVLKKFKSDSGLAQRRFIQGWGLCIFLPFVLSQLEPGCKKELPEFEGDVLAVGSQALTTEGIYEDVIRGCLLQRIDQELKKTLGANDVSCTLDGCLEVPWEQEGAAPNLNLVSSFLAGRQAFTDFLCLPAKSSANWILAASLLSCSCFRSGFHRDSPVFLVQLAEGLSHSLETVSSHSVWSFQPTPRQ; from the exons ATGGGCGGGCGGCCCTCGAGCCCTCTGGACAAGCAGCAGCGGCAGCACCTAAAGG GTCAGGTGGACACCCTGCTGAGGAACTTCCTACCCTGCTACCGTGGGCAGCTGGCAGCGTCTGTCCTGCGGCAGATCTCTCGAGAGCTGGGCCCTCAGGAGCCGGCCGGAAGCCAGTTGCTACGCAGCAAA AAGCTGCCCCGAGTCCGTGAGCACCGAGGACCCCTGACCCAGCTTCGGGGCCACCCACCCCGGTGGCAGCCGATCTTCTGTGTTCTGCGTGGGGATGGCCGCCTAGAGTGGTTCAGCCACAAGGAG GAATATGAAAATGGGGGCCACTGCCTTGGCTCAACAGCCCTGACAGGATACACGCTCCTGACTTCCCAGCGAGAATATCTCCGCCTTTTGGACGCTCTCTGCCCTGAATCCTTGG GAGACCATACTCAGGAAGAGCCTGACTCCCTCTTGGAAGTGCCTGTGAGCTTCCCGCTGTTCCTGCAGCACCCCTTCCGCCGGCACCTCTGCTTCTCTGCAGCCACCAGGGAGGCACAGCATGCCTGGAGGCTGGCCCTGCAGGGTGGCATCCGGCTTCAGGGCACAG TCCTGCAGCGAAGCCAGGCCCCTGCTGCCCGGGCCTTCCTGGACGCCGTCCGACTCTACCGGCAGCACCAAGGCCACTTTGGCGACGACGACGTGACCCTAGGCTCAGACGCCGAG GTGCTGACCGCGGTGCTGATGCGGGAGCAACTTCCCGCGCTGCGAGCCCAGACCCTTCCTGGCCTGCGGGGGGCAGGCCGCGCCCGCGCCTGGGCCTGGACCGAG CTTCTAGACGCCGTTCACGCAGCTGTCCTGGCCGGGGCCTCCGCCGGGCTCTGCGCCTTCCAGCCCGAAAAGGACGAGCTGCTTGCGTCGCTGGAGAAGACGATCCGCCCGGACGTGGACCAGCTGCTGCGGCAGCGGGCGCGTGTGGCTGGGCGGCTGAGGA CGAATATCAGGGGACCGCTCGAGTCGTGCCTGCGCCGGGAGGTGGACCCGCAGCTGCCCCGGGTCGTGCAGACCCTGCTGCGCACCGTGGAAGCCTCGCTCGAGGCAGTGCGGACCCTCCTGGCTCAAGGCATGGACCGACTGTCCCACCGCCTGCGCCAGAGCCCCTCGGGCACGCGGCTGCGCAGGGAG GTTTACTCATTTGGGGAGATGCCGTGGGACTTGGCGCTGATGCAGACATGCTACCGTGAGGCCGAGCGGAGCCAGGGGCGCTTGGGGCAGCTGGCAGCACCGTTTGGCTTTCTGGGGATGCAGAGCCTCGTGTTTGGGGCCCAAGATCTTGCACAGCAG CTCATGGCTGACGCCGTGGCCACCTTCCTGCAGCTGGCTGACCAGTGTCTGACGACGGCCCTCAACTGTGACCAGGCTGCCCAGAGGCTGGAGAGAGTCAGGGGGCGCGTGCTGAAG AAATTCAAATCGGACAGCGGGTTGGCGCAGAGGAGGTTCATCCAAGGCTGGGGTCTCTGCATCTTTTTACCTTTTGTGCTGAGCCAACTCGAGCCAGGCTGCAAAAAG GAGCTGCCTGAGTTCGAGGGGGATGTCCTTGCCGTGGGCAGCCAGGCTCTGACCACTGAGGGCATCTATGAGGACGTCATCCGGGGGTGCTTACTGCAGAGGATTGACCAAG AATTGAAAAAGACCCTTGGTGCCAATGATGTATCCTGTACTCTGGACGGCTGCTTGGAGGTCCCATGGGAACAGGAGGGAGCAG CTCCAAATCTTAACTTGGTGTCAAGTTTCCTGGCTGGGAGACAAGCTTTTACCGACTTCCTCTGCTTGCCAGCAAAGTCATCTGCTAACTGGATATTAGCAGCTTCTCTGCTGTCTTGCAGCTGCTTCCGGAGTGGGTTCCACAGGGATTCCCCTGTGTTCTTGGTTCAGCTCGCAGAGGGACTTTCACACTCCCTGGAGACCGTTTCCTCCCATTCTGTCTGGAGTTTTCAGCCTACCCCAAGACAATGA
- the NIBAN3 gene encoding protein Niban 3 isoform X2, with translation MGGRPSSPLDKQQRQHLKGQVDTLLRNFLPCYRGQLAASVLRQISRELGPQEPAGSQLLRSKKLPRVREHRGPLTQLRGHPPRWQPIFCVLRGDGRLEWFSHKEEYENGGHCLGSTALTGYTLLTSQREYLRLLDALCPESLGDHTQEEPDSLLEVPVSFPLFLQHPFRRHLCFSAATREAQHAWRLALQGGIRLQGTVLQRSQAPAARAFLDAVRLYRQHQGHFGDDDVTLGSDAEVLTAVLMREQLPALRAQTLPGLRGAGRARAWAWTELLDAVHAAVLAGASAGLCAFQPEKDELLASLEKTIRPDVDQLLRQRARVAGRLRTNIRGPLESCLRREVDPQLPRVVQTLLRTVEASLEAVRTLLAQGMDRLSHRLRQSPSGTRLRREVYSFGEMPWDLALMQTCYREAERSQGRLGQLAAPFGFLGMQSLVFGAQDLAQQLMADAVATFLQLADQCLTTALNCDQAAQRLERVRGRVLKKFKSDSGLAQRRFIQGWGLCIFLPFVLSQLEPGCKKELPEFEGDVLAVGSQALTTEGIYEDVIRGCLLQRIDQELKKTLGANDVSCTLDGCLEVPWEQEGADEETEAEREGGACPRQPDSGAQIQPLCPPPSRGTFRS, from the exons ATGGGCGGGCGGCCCTCGAGCCCTCTGGACAAGCAGCAGCGGCAGCACCTAAAGG GTCAGGTGGACACCCTGCTGAGGAACTTCCTACCCTGCTACCGTGGGCAGCTGGCAGCGTCTGTCCTGCGGCAGATCTCTCGAGAGCTGGGCCCTCAGGAGCCGGCCGGAAGCCAGTTGCTACGCAGCAAA AAGCTGCCCCGAGTCCGTGAGCACCGAGGACCCCTGACCCAGCTTCGGGGCCACCCACCCCGGTGGCAGCCGATCTTCTGTGTTCTGCGTGGGGATGGCCGCCTAGAGTGGTTCAGCCACAAGGAG GAATATGAAAATGGGGGCCACTGCCTTGGCTCAACAGCCCTGACAGGATACACGCTCCTGACTTCCCAGCGAGAATATCTCCGCCTTTTGGACGCTCTCTGCCCTGAATCCTTGG GAGACCATACTCAGGAAGAGCCTGACTCCCTCTTGGAAGTGCCTGTGAGCTTCCCGCTGTTCCTGCAGCACCCCTTCCGCCGGCACCTCTGCTTCTCTGCAGCCACCAGGGAGGCACAGCATGCCTGGAGGCTGGCCCTGCAGGGTGGCATCCGGCTTCAGGGCACAG TCCTGCAGCGAAGCCAGGCCCCTGCTGCCCGGGCCTTCCTGGACGCCGTCCGACTCTACCGGCAGCACCAAGGCCACTTTGGCGACGACGACGTGACCCTAGGCTCAGACGCCGAG GTGCTGACCGCGGTGCTGATGCGGGAGCAACTTCCCGCGCTGCGAGCCCAGACCCTTCCTGGCCTGCGGGGGGCAGGCCGCGCCCGCGCCTGGGCCTGGACCGAG CTTCTAGACGCCGTTCACGCAGCTGTCCTGGCCGGGGCCTCCGCCGGGCTCTGCGCCTTCCAGCCCGAAAAGGACGAGCTGCTTGCGTCGCTGGAGAAGACGATCCGCCCGGACGTGGACCAGCTGCTGCGGCAGCGGGCGCGTGTGGCTGGGCGGCTGAGGA CGAATATCAGGGGACCGCTCGAGTCGTGCCTGCGCCGGGAGGTGGACCCGCAGCTGCCCCGGGTCGTGCAGACCCTGCTGCGCACCGTGGAAGCCTCGCTCGAGGCAGTGCGGACCCTCCTGGCTCAAGGCATGGACCGACTGTCCCACCGCCTGCGCCAGAGCCCCTCGGGCACGCGGCTGCGCAGGGAG GTTTACTCATTTGGGGAGATGCCGTGGGACTTGGCGCTGATGCAGACATGCTACCGTGAGGCCGAGCGGAGCCAGGGGCGCTTGGGGCAGCTGGCAGCACCGTTTGGCTTTCTGGGGATGCAGAGCCTCGTGTTTGGGGCCCAAGATCTTGCACAGCAG CTCATGGCTGACGCCGTGGCCACCTTCCTGCAGCTGGCTGACCAGTGTCTGACGACGGCCCTCAACTGTGACCAGGCTGCCCAGAGGCTGGAGAGAGTCAGGGGGCGCGTGCTGAAG AAATTCAAATCGGACAGCGGGTTGGCGCAGAGGAGGTTCATCCAAGGCTGGGGTCTCTGCATCTTTTTACCTTTTGTGCTGAGCCAACTCGAGCCAGGCTGCAAAAAG GAGCTGCCTGAGTTCGAGGGGGATGTCCTTGCCGTGGGCAGCCAGGCTCTGACCACTGAGGGCATCTATGAGGACGTCATCCGGGGGTGCTTACTGCAGAGGATTGACCAAG AATTGAAAAAGACCCTTGGTGCCAATGATGTATCCTGTACTCTGGACGGCTGCTTGGAGGTCCCATGGGAACAGGAGGGAGCAG atgaggaaactgaggctgagcgGGAAGGAGGGGCTTGTCCCAGGCAGCCAGACTCTggtgcccagatccagccactcTGCCCACCGCCTTCTCGAGGAACATTCCGGAGCTGA
- the NIBAN3 gene encoding protein Niban 3 isoform X3, whose protein sequence is MREQLPALRAQTLPGLRGAGRARAWAWTELLDAVHAAVLAGASAGLCAFQPEKDELLASLEKTIRPDVDQLLRQRARVAGRLRTNIRGPLESCLRREVDPQLPRVVQTLLRTVEASLEAVRTLLAQGMDRLSHRLRQSPSGTRLRREVYSFGEMPWDLALMQTCYREAERSQGRLGQLAAPFGFLGMQSLVFGAQDLAQQLMADAVATFLQLADQCLTTALNCDQAAQRLERVRGRVLKKFKSDSGLAQRRFIQGWGLCIFLPFVLSQLEPGCKKELPEFEGDVLAVGSQALTTEGIYEDVIRGCLLQRIDQELKKTLGANDVSCTLDGCLEVPWEQEGAAPNLNLVSSFLAGRQAFTDFLCLPAKSSANWILAASLLSCSCFRSGFHRDSPVFLVQLAEGLSHSLETVSSHSVWSFQPTPRQ, encoded by the exons ATGCGGGAGCAACTTCCCGCGCTGCGAGCCCAGACCCTTCCTGGCCTGCGGGGGGCAGGCCGCGCCCGCGCCTGGGCCTGGACCGAG CTTCTAGACGCCGTTCACGCAGCTGTCCTGGCCGGGGCCTCCGCCGGGCTCTGCGCCTTCCAGCCCGAAAAGGACGAGCTGCTTGCGTCGCTGGAGAAGACGATCCGCCCGGACGTGGACCAGCTGCTGCGGCAGCGGGCGCGTGTGGCTGGGCGGCTGAGGA CGAATATCAGGGGACCGCTCGAGTCGTGCCTGCGCCGGGAGGTGGACCCGCAGCTGCCCCGGGTCGTGCAGACCCTGCTGCGCACCGTGGAAGCCTCGCTCGAGGCAGTGCGGACCCTCCTGGCTCAAGGCATGGACCGACTGTCCCACCGCCTGCGCCAGAGCCCCTCGGGCACGCGGCTGCGCAGGGAG GTTTACTCATTTGGGGAGATGCCGTGGGACTTGGCGCTGATGCAGACATGCTACCGTGAGGCCGAGCGGAGCCAGGGGCGCTTGGGGCAGCTGGCAGCACCGTTTGGCTTTCTGGGGATGCAGAGCCTCGTGTTTGGGGCCCAAGATCTTGCACAGCAG CTCATGGCTGACGCCGTGGCCACCTTCCTGCAGCTGGCTGACCAGTGTCTGACGACGGCCCTCAACTGTGACCAGGCTGCCCAGAGGCTGGAGAGAGTCAGGGGGCGCGTGCTGAAG AAATTCAAATCGGACAGCGGGTTGGCGCAGAGGAGGTTCATCCAAGGCTGGGGTCTCTGCATCTTTTTACCTTTTGTGCTGAGCCAACTCGAGCCAGGCTGCAAAAAG GAGCTGCCTGAGTTCGAGGGGGATGTCCTTGCCGTGGGCAGCCAGGCTCTGACCACTGAGGGCATCTATGAGGACGTCATCCGGGGGTGCTTACTGCAGAGGATTGACCAAG AATTGAAAAAGACCCTTGGTGCCAATGATGTATCCTGTACTCTGGACGGCTGCTTGGAGGTCCCATGGGAACAGGAGGGAGCAG CTCCAAATCTTAACTTGGTGTCAAGTTTCCTGGCTGGGAGACAAGCTTTTACCGACTTCCTCTGCTTGCCAGCAAAGTCATCTGCTAACTGGATATTAGCAGCTTCTCTGCTGTCTTGCAGCTGCTTCCGGAGTGGGTTCCACAGGGATTCCCCTGTGTTCTTGGTTCAGCTCGCAGAGGGACTTTCACACTCCCTGGAGACCGTTTCCTCCCATTCTGTCTGGAGTTTTCAGCCTACCCCAAGACAATGA